From one Deltaproteobacteria bacterium genomic stretch:
- a CDS encoding SUF system NifU family Fe-S cluster assembly protein encodes MSDLRDLYQELILDHNRKPRNFGPLADANRSARGVNPLCGDKVAVHLRVEDGRVAGVSFEGTGCAISIASASVMTESLKERSCDDAKELFERFHQMVATDNGGGIDGPGLGKLEAFAGVRDYPARVKCATLAWHTLCAALDGEDKAVSTE; translated from the coding sequence GTGTCTGACCTGAGGGACCTCTACCAGGAGCTGATCCTGGACCATAACCGCAAGCCGCGGAACTTCGGGCCGCTGGCCGATGCCAACCGCAGTGCCCGGGGCGTGAACCCGCTGTGCGGCGACAAGGTCGCGGTCCATCTGCGCGTGGAGGACGGCCGCGTGGCGGGCGTCAGCTTCGAGGGCACGGGTTGCGCCATCTCCATCGCCTCCGCCTCGGTCATGACCGAGAGCCTGAAGGAGCGGAGCTGCGACGATGCCAAAGAGCTGTTCGAGCGGTTTCACCAGATGGTGGCGACCGACAACGGCGGCGGCATCGACGGCCCCGGCCTGGGCAAGCTGGAGGCGTTCGCGGGCGTACGCGACTATCCGGCGCGGGTGAAGTGCGCTACGCTGGCATGGCACACGTTGTGCGCGGCCTTGGACGGCGAGGACAAGGCCGTGAGCACCGAGTAG